Proteins encoded within one genomic window of Hahella chejuensis KCTC 2396:
- a CDS encoding amino acid adenylation domain-containing protein has translation MDTGRLITDFFEDTARDNPNPAIRWGKGETLSWCELHERALLLAQYLIDERDLRQGECVAIGLERSPAFVVAAYAVMLAGGVYFPLDAKTPVARMASMLQTAQCRVAFCSAAQAGQISQAGPDLALILAERLEDIYVSKPEIDAMRNAPRLQASDPAYLIFTSGTTGTPKGVLVNHGAFINRLQWHQQHSAMTASDIILQRTALTFDVSLWELFLPALNGASHYLLRPGLESFPRGIVAALQSENITVAHFVPSLLKPVLQELQPAETALRNVYVSGESLQASLVAQFQAQFSSSCLLTNLYGPTEAAIDVSYYDCVAPAPKNVPIGQALTGCELYIVDPETLALKGDMEQGEIAIGGICLAEGYYNRQDLTDKAFVFHPELQQRIYLTGDLGWREDGDLFFCQGRKDTQVKLRGLRIELGEIEHHLLSHPAINEAVVCVVEDEEGEQWLMAAIAASGDMLETQEMRQFLAAQMPAYMLPTRFWQTGKLPRSSSGKLNRKAIAETLREHFFAEAVA, from the coding sequence ATGGACACTGGTCGACTTATTACTGATTTTTTCGAGGACACGGCGCGAGACAACCCCAACCCGGCGATACGCTGGGGCAAGGGGGAGACTCTATCCTGGTGCGAACTGCATGAGCGCGCGCTGCTACTGGCTCAATATCTGATTGATGAGCGTGACCTGCGCCAGGGTGAATGCGTCGCCATTGGCCTGGAGCGAAGTCCGGCGTTTGTGGTGGCGGCCTACGCCGTGATGCTTGCAGGCGGCGTGTATTTCCCTCTGGATGCGAAAACGCCCGTTGCGCGCATGGCTTCCATGCTGCAGACGGCGCAGTGTCGCGTTGCGTTTTGCAGCGCCGCCCAGGCTGGCCAGATTTCCCAGGCGGGACCGGATCTGGCGTTGATTCTGGCGGAGCGGCTGGAGGATATTTATGTATCCAAACCTGAAATAGACGCGATGCGGAACGCGCCGCGATTGCAGGCGTCGGACCCGGCTTATCTGATCTTTACCTCCGGCACCACGGGAACCCCGAAAGGGGTGCTGGTCAATCACGGCGCCTTTATCAACCGACTGCAATGGCATCAACAACACAGTGCGATGACAGCGTCGGACATCATTCTGCAACGCACCGCGCTGACCTTTGACGTATCTCTGTGGGAGCTTTTCCTGCCTGCGTTGAACGGCGCCAGCCACTACTTGCTGCGCCCAGGTCTGGAGTCATTTCCCCGAGGCATCGTGGCGGCGCTGCAAAGTGAAAACATCACCGTGGCGCACTTTGTGCCCAGTTTGCTCAAGCCGGTGCTGCAAGAGTTGCAGCCTGCGGAGACCGCCCTGCGCAACGTGTATGTCAGCGGCGAATCGTTACAGGCCAGTCTGGTCGCCCAGTTCCAGGCGCAGTTCAGCTCTAGCTGTCTGCTGACCAACCTGTATGGTCCGACGGAAGCGGCTATCGACGTCAGTTACTACGATTGCGTCGCACCTGCGCCCAAAAACGTGCCCATCGGACAGGCGCTTACCGGTTGCGAGTTATACATTGTCGACCCTGAAACATTAGCGCTGAAAGGTGATATGGAGCAGGGAGAAATCGCCATTGGCGGAATTTGTCTGGCTGAAGGTTACTACAACCGTCAGGACTTGACGGACAAAGCCTTTGTTTTTCACCCAGAGCTGCAACAACGTATCTATCTGACCGGCGACCTGGGATGGCGTGAAGACGGCGACCTGTTTTTCTGTCAGGGCCGTAAGGACACCCAGGTGAAATTGCGCGGGCTGCGTATCGAACTGGGCGAAATAGAGCATCACCTGCTCAGTCATCCGGCGATTAACGAAGCCGTGGTCTGCGTGGTGGAGGACGAAGAGGGCGAACAATGGCTGATGGCCGCCATCGCGGCGAGCGGCGACATGCTAGAGACACAGGAAATGCGTCAGTTTCTCGCTGCGCAGATGCCCGCTTACATGTTGCCGACGCGGTTCTGGCAAACCGGTAAATTGCCCCGCTCCAGCTCCGGCAAGCTCAACCGCAAGGCGATTGCGGAGACCCTGCGTGAGCACTTCTTCGCGGAGGCGGTAGCGTAA
- a CDS encoding FecCD family ABC transporter permease: protein MSFRHLRARRGAGRVLQLLLALLVLAAAFSASIALGQISMPLSVVMDAFIAFDPGSTEHIIVTTTRLSRALTALCVGSALAVAGALMQALTRNPLASPGIFGVNAGALFAIALSTTLFSVPSLQHYIWIAFAGAAVAGTLVYCLSALGRDGLTPVRTVLAGAAITALFVSFTQGLLVINQEGLDSILFWLAGSVAGRSLDLVAPVAPFILFAIVASMALGRHINVLMSGDEVAKGLGQRTVILRLLMGALIIGLAGAAVAIAGNIVFVGLIVPHMVRAWLGADYRWVLPGCAVLGAVLLLSADVAARFLIPPQEVPIGVMTALLGTPFFIYLARRGMQHA, encoded by the coding sequence ATGTCGTTCAGGCATTTACGGGCCAGGCGGGGCGCCGGCCGCGTCCTGCAACTTCTCCTCGCGCTGCTGGTGTTGGCGGCGGCCTTCAGCGCCAGCATCGCCCTGGGTCAGATATCCATGCCGTTGAGCGTCGTGATGGACGCCTTCATCGCTTTCGACCCGGGCTCCACGGAGCACATCATCGTCACCACCACCCGCCTGTCCCGGGCGTTGACGGCGCTGTGCGTCGGCTCCGCACTGGCGGTGGCGGGCGCTTTGATGCAGGCGCTGACCCGCAATCCCCTGGCCTCGCCGGGAATCTTCGGCGTCAACGCCGGCGCCTTGTTCGCCATTGCGCTGTCGACCACGCTTTTCTCCGTCCCGTCGCTGCAACACTATATCTGGATCGCTTTCGCCGGCGCCGCCGTCGCGGGAACCCTGGTTTACTGCCTGAGCGCCCTCGGACGCGACGGCCTGACGCCGGTCAGAACCGTGCTGGCGGGCGCCGCCATCACCGCCTTGTTCGTCTCCTTCACCCAGGGTCTGCTGGTGATCAATCAGGAAGGGCTGGACAGCATCCTGTTCTGGCTGGCGGGATCGGTGGCGGGGCGCAGTCTGGATCTGGTGGCGCCGGTAGCGCCCTTCATTCTGTTCGCCATCGTCGCCAGCATGGCCCTGGGCCGTCATATCAATGTCCTGATGTCCGGCGATGAAGTTGCAAAAGGCCTGGGGCAACGCACCGTCATACTGCGACTGCTGATGGGTGCTTTGATCATCGGTCTGGCCGGGGCCGCAGTGGCGATCGCTGGCAATATCGTGTTTGTCGGGTTGATTGTTCCCCATATGGTCCGCGCCTGGCTGGGCGCGGATTACCGTTGGGTGCTGCCGGGCTGCGCGGTGCTGGGGGCGGTTCTATTGTTGAGCGCCGACGTGGCCGCGCGGTTCCTGATTCCGCCCCAGGAAGTCCCCATCGGCGTAATGACCGCATTATTGGGAACGCCTTTTTTCATCTATCTGGCGCGGCGGGGCATGCAGCATGCATAG
- a CDS encoding acyl carrier protein: MDVSARKKLVSEYLSKLAGKQDLDDSVDIFETGLVNSLAAIQLISFLEKNFRIKVEIDDLDNANFCSIQAVCNFLERKAVINA; this comes from the coding sequence ATGGACGTATCTGCGCGTAAAAAATTAGTGTCTGAATACCTGAGCAAACTTGCTGGAAAACAGGATTTGGACGACTCAGTCGACATCTTCGAAACAGGCCTGGTTAACTCCCTGGCCGCTATCCAATTAATCTCCTTTCTCGAAAAAAACTTCAGAATCAAGGTAGAGATTGACGACCTTGATAACGCCAACTTTTGTAGTATTCAGGCTGTCTGTAATTTCTTGGAGAGAAAGGCGGTGATAAATGCTTAA
- a CDS encoding sucrase ferredoxin, with product MRLGAVTPKFCAQASRDADEPLAGTGFHPQSNLLLSWPIAGWTRTYHQAKDMSETESGLVAALVAQGRRVNLMHRADQSKTLRRAYLMPEREAYDIPREQLEAFLLALRQGRSLAAWYCGPAPAKVVLCCTHGVKDKCCAKFGVAGFKALEQAAQNFPGVEVWQSSHLGGCRFAATALVFPDMRKYGRIEPERARPLLESEMDNLPYLPCFRGDSTLTPIQQIAEIEARKRIGAEGHQPTQLEIVAEQSHGEEQAEIAFSWRTDTAQGRLLIRLEAASFRRYDMCSDIDADTGPTDRRTWRASAASES from the coding sequence ATGCGTCTAGGGGCCGTCACGCCAAAATTCTGCGCCCAGGCCAGTCGGGACGCCGATGAGCCTCTGGCGGGAACAGGCTTTCACCCGCAAAGCAATCTATTGCTGAGCTGGCCCATCGCCGGTTGGACGCGCACTTATCATCAGGCCAAGGACATGAGTGAAACTGAGTCCGGGCTTGTCGCGGCACTGGTTGCACAAGGCCGCCGGGTGAACCTGATGCACCGGGCGGATCAGTCGAAAACGCTGCGCCGCGCCTATCTGATGCCGGAGCGCGAAGCGTACGACATTCCCCGCGAGCAGTTGGAGGCGTTTCTGCTGGCGTTGCGGCAGGGCCGCTCGTTGGCCGCCTGGTATTGCGGCCCGGCGCCCGCCAAGGTCGTGCTTTGCTGCACCCATGGCGTCAAGGACAAGTGTTGCGCCAAGTTCGGCGTTGCGGGCTTCAAGGCGCTGGAGCAGGCCGCGCAGAATTTCCCAGGCGTTGAAGTCTGGCAAAGCTCTCACCTGGGAGGCTGTCGTTTCGCGGCCACCGCCCTGGTGTTTCCCGACATGCGCAAATACGGGCGTATCGAGCCTGAGCGCGCCCGGCCCCTGCTGGAAAGCGAGATGGACAACCTTCCTTATCTGCCCTGCTTCCGCGGCGACAGCACTCTGACGCCGATCCAGCAGATTGCCGAGATCGAAGCGCGCAAACGTATTGGCGCGGAGGGACATCAGCCGACCCAGCTGGAAATTGTCGCTGAACAGAGCCACGGCGAGGAGCAGGCGGAGATCGCGTTTTCCTGGCGAACCGATACGGCGCAAGGGCGTCTGCTCATCCGTCTGGAGGCCGCGTCGTTCCGGCGCTACGACATGTGTTCGGATATTGACGCGGACACAGGCCCAACGGATCGCCGCACATGGCGGGCAAGCGCAGCGTCTGAGTCTTAA
- a CDS encoding acyl-CoA dehydrogenase family protein: MLNRFLSPSQNQWLHAFEQFSADEVAPYADEWDLHEATPASVVKKLAHNGWLGGLAKEESGGLGFDATTFGLLNMAIGAGSGSLTGLLNVHSMVLKTIEDWGTPEQKQQYLTPLVKGEIIGAFAQTEVGAGGDSKNLSTQFVDDGDALLVNGQKTWITFAQIADLFLVFGKYQGLDTAVLIPKETPGFTITAKKNMLGFKSAYLAVLDFVDVRIPKSHIIGKPGFGQNLISNSALDYGRISVAWAALGVQQAALAASARRANTRSTFGALLADQGIIRGYLAEMSSSLLASQLICLSATKAKESRDEDALEQILQAKLFASHEAGTAAAKAVQIHGGHGCDESNGVSRLYRDAKILQVVEGSNELQKMLIGKEVCNRYSYSAV; encoded by the coding sequence ATGCTTAACCGTTTTCTATCGCCTTCTCAAAACCAGTGGCTGCACGCCTTCGAACAGTTCTCCGCCGATGAAGTCGCGCCTTATGCCGATGAGTGGGATCTACACGAGGCGACCCCCGCCTCGGTAGTGAAAAAACTCGCCCATAACGGCTGGCTTGGCGGCCTGGCGAAAGAGGAAAGCGGCGGCCTGGGCTTCGACGCCACCACTTTCGGGCTTCTTAACATGGCGATCGGTGCGGGAAGCGGCTCACTGACGGGCTTGCTGAACGTGCACTCAATGGTGTTGAAAACCATTGAGGACTGGGGAACGCCGGAGCAAAAGCAACAGTATCTGACGCCATTGGTGAAAGGCGAGATCATCGGCGCGTTTGCGCAAACCGAGGTCGGCGCCGGAGGCGATTCCAAGAACCTGTCGACGCAGTTTGTTGACGACGGCGACGCCTTGCTGGTCAACGGACAAAAGACCTGGATCACGTTCGCCCAGATCGCGGATCTGTTTCTGGTGTTCGGTAAATATCAGGGGCTGGACACCGCCGTTCTGATTCCCAAAGAGACGCCAGGATTCACCATCACCGCCAAGAAAAATATGCTTGGCTTCAAGAGCGCCTATCTGGCGGTGCTCGACTTCGTCGACGTGCGGATTCCCAAATCTCACATCATCGGGAAACCGGGCTTCGGCCAGAACCTCATCTCCAATAGCGCTCTGGACTACGGTCGCATCAGCGTGGCCTGGGCGGCGCTAGGCGTTCAACAAGCGGCGCTGGCGGCCTCCGCGCGCAGAGCCAACACCCGCTCTACCTTTGGTGCGCTGCTAGCGGACCAAGGCATCATTCGCGGCTATCTGGCGGAAATGTCCAGTAGTCTGCTTGCCTCCCAACTCATTTGCCTGTCAGCGACAAAAGCGAAGGAATCCCGGGACGAAGACGCCCTGGAGCAGATTCTTCAGGCCAAGCTTTTTGCATCACATGAAGCCGGTACAGCGGCGGCCAAAGCCGTCCAGATTCACGGCGGCCATGGCTGCGATGAGAGTAACGGCGTCAGCCGTCTCTATCGGGATGCGAAAATTTTGCAGGTCGTCGAAGGCAGCAATGAACTGCAAAAAATGCTGATCGGCAAGGAAGTATGTAATCGATACAGCTATAGCGCTGTATAG
- a CDS encoding ABC transporter ATP-binding protein: MSITTTTEHPLESRSLTLGYEQKVIIEALNLKIPRAKVTVFVGSNGCGKSTLLKSFARVLKPQQGCVLLDGQEIQRSPTRQVAQKLSMLPQGPLAPEGLTVHQLVQQGRYPHQGLLRQWSTEDERLVEKALHDTGLTALQHQPVDSLSGGQRQRAWIAMTLAQNTDILLLDEPTTYLDLTHQIEILDLLRELNDREQKTIVMVLHDLNLACRYADHIVAIQHRNVYAQGGPEEIITEETVSAVFDLGCRIIRDPLFGSPLCIPFGKTTRIPTQTQEHDKRSEACV; this comes from the coding sequence ATGAGCATTACGACAACGACCGAACATCCGCTGGAAAGCCGCTCACTGACTCTGGGTTATGAGCAGAAGGTCATTATTGAAGCGCTGAACCTGAAGATTCCCCGCGCCAAGGTGACCGTGTTCGTCGGCAGCAACGGCTGCGGCAAGTCCACGCTGTTGAAATCCTTCGCCAGAGTGCTCAAACCCCAGCAAGGGTGCGTATTGCTGGACGGTCAGGAAATACAGCGAAGCCCTACCCGGCAGGTGGCGCAGAAGCTGTCCATGCTGCCCCAGGGGCCATTAGCGCCAGAGGGGCTGACCGTCCATCAGCTGGTCCAACAGGGCCGCTATCCCCATCAGGGCCTGCTGCGGCAATGGTCGACGGAAGATGAGCGTCTGGTGGAGAAGGCGTTGCATGACACGGGCCTCACCGCGCTGCAACATCAACCCGTGGATTCACTGTCCGGAGGCCAGCGCCAGCGCGCCTGGATCGCCATGACCCTGGCGCAGAACACGGATATTCTGCTGCTGGACGAACCCACCACCTATCTGGACCTCACCCATCAGATTGAAATCCTCGACTTGTTGCGCGAGCTGAATGACCGTGAGCAAAAAACCATTGTCATGGTTCTGCATGACCTCAATCTGGCCTGTCGCTATGCGGACCACATCGTGGCGATCCAGCATCGCAACGTTTACGCCCAGGGCGGGCCGGAGGAGATTATCACCGAGGAAACCGTCAGCGCGGTGTTCGACCTGGGCTGCCGCATTATCCGCGATCCCCTGTTCGGTTCGCCGTTATGCATCCCCTTCGGCAAAACGACGCGCATACCGACGCAAACTCAGGAACATGACAAACGGAGCGAAGCATGCGTCTAG
- a CDS encoding FecCD family ABC transporter permease, giving the protein MHRLITLRMNRWSVQINPRSATLILLIVAASLTLALIAIATGSLWISPLEVIKELSASEPGDHAFIIETLRLPRVLMAFLAGAALALSGLILQSIIRNPLASPDIIGVTSGASAAAVFFLSFLAGAVSIRWLPVAAILGAACTSLLIYALAWRQGVSPIRLVLIGIGLSAGLSALTTLMIVISPIATSMTAYVWLTGSVYGSEWSDVQALAPWLLILGPLSLLLARTIDIQEMGDAIAINLGVPVQRNRFILLWISVALAGSAVAYTGAIGFVGLIAPHMARRLVDRSFASLAPVAAMIGGGMVALADTIGRTAFLPLDIPAGVFVSGVGAPFFIYLLYRQRHH; this is encoded by the coding sequence ATGCATAGGCTTATCACTCTGCGGATGAACCGGTGGTCGGTGCAGATTAATCCCCGCTCAGCGACCCTCATTCTGCTCATAGTGGCGGCGTCTTTGACGCTGGCGCTCATTGCTATAGCCACGGGCAGCCTCTGGATTTCCCCGCTGGAGGTAATCAAGGAACTGAGCGCCAGCGAGCCGGGCGATCACGCATTTATTATCGAAACCCTGCGGCTGCCCAGAGTGCTGATGGCGTTTCTCGCGGGCGCCGCCCTGGCGCTGTCCGGCCTGATTCTGCAGAGCATTATCAGAAATCCCCTGGCCTCTCCCGACATTATCGGCGTCACCAGCGGCGCGTCTGCGGCGGCGGTGTTCTTTCTGTCGTTTCTGGCGGGCGCCGTCAGCATTCGCTGGCTGCCGGTAGCGGCCATTTTGGGCGCGGCCTGCACGTCCTTGCTGATCTATGCGCTGGCGTGGCGGCAGGGCGTTTCCCCCATTCGTCTGGTGTTGATCGGCATTGGTCTGTCCGCCGGACTCAGCGCGCTCACCACGCTGATGATCGTCATCAGCCCCATCGCCACCAGCATGACCGCCTATGTGTGGCTGACCGGCAGCGTTTACGGCTCGGAATGGAGCGACGTGCAGGCTTTGGCGCCCTGGCTGCTGATCCTGGGCCCGCTGTCGCTGCTGCTGGCGCGGACCATTGATATTCAGGAGATGGGCGACGCTATCGCCATCAACCTCGGCGTTCCGGTGCAGCGCAACCGTTTTATCCTGTTATGGATCAGCGTCGCCCTGGCCGGCTCCGCCGTCGCCTATACCGGAGCCATTGGCTTTGTCGGCCTCATTGCGCCGCATATGGCGCGCCGTCTGGTGGATCGCTCCTTCGCCAGCCTGGCGCCGGTGGCGGCCATGATCGGCGGCGGCATGGTGGCGCTGGCCGACACCATCGGCCGCACCGCCTTTCTGCCGCTGGACATTCCCGCCGGGGTGTTCGTCTCCGGCGTGGGCGCCCCGTTTTTTATCTATCTGCTGTATCGGCAGCGTCATCACTGA
- a CDS encoding ABC transporter substrate-binding protein, producing MSMLRNFWLYLRSFLASHSSFRALLSSFQASLFRCAAYVLSFSSLLFVGPGSAYADEESVRRIEHSMGVTQVSGTPVRVVTLFQGATDTAIALGVIPVGVVDSWAEKPTYKYLRPHLQGVPHVGLETQPNLEVVAGLKPDLIIASKRRHEKIYGHLTQIAPTIALETVFDFKDTVTMMGLAMNRQAQAETLLRNWNDRVADFQQQIQLKLGDQWPQEVSAINFRADHARLYLQGSYTGSILHELGFVSPPNHPQDHWMQKLATKESIPAMNADVFFVFMNTEDPAVLQGYADWTRHPLWKNLDAVRKHQVFQVDQIAWHLSGSILGANLMLDQIYDHFGLAGPTQ from the coding sequence ATGTCGATGTTACGCAACTTCTGGTTATACCTCCGCTCTTTCCTGGCCTCCCACTCGTCTTTCCGGGCTTTGCTCTCTTCTTTTCAGGCTTCGCTCTTTCGGTGCGCCGCTTATGTTCTCAGCTTCAGCAGCCTGTTATTTGTCGGGCCTGGCTCCGCTTACGCCGACGAGGAGTCCGTACGGCGCATCGAGCATTCCATGGGCGTGACGCAGGTGTCCGGTACGCCAGTCAGAGTGGTGACTTTGTTTCAGGGAGCGACGGATACCGCCATCGCTTTGGGCGTTATTCCCGTGGGCGTGGTGGACTCCTGGGCGGAGAAGCCTACATACAAATATCTGCGTCCTCATCTTCAGGGCGTTCCTCATGTGGGGCTGGAGACCCAGCCCAATCTGGAGGTGGTCGCCGGACTCAAGCCAGACTTGATTATCGCCTCCAAACGGCGTCATGAAAAAATCTACGGTCACCTGACCCAGATCGCCCCTACTATTGCGCTGGAAACCGTGTTTGATTTCAAAGACACCGTAACCATGATGGGATTGGCGATGAACCGACAGGCGCAGGCGGAGACGCTGCTGCGAAACTGGAACGACCGCGTGGCGGATTTTCAGCAGCAAATTCAGCTCAAGCTCGGCGACCAATGGCCGCAGGAAGTATCCGCCATTAACTTCCGCGCTGATCATGCCCGCCTGTACCTGCAAGGCAGCTATACCGGCTCCATTCTGCATGAGCTGGGTTTCGTCAGCCCTCCCAACCATCCGCAGGATCACTGGATGCAGAAGCTGGCCACCAAGGAAAGCATTCCCGCAATGAACGCGGATGTCTTTTTTGTGTTTATGAACACGGAAGACCCCGCTGTGCTGCAGGGATATGCGGACTGGACCCGGCACCCGCTGTGGAAGAACCTGGACGCGGTGCGTAAGCATCAGGTTTTTCAGGTCGACCAGATAGCCTGGCATTTATCCGGCAGCATCCTTGGGGCCAACCTGATGCTGGATCAGATCTACGACCATTTCGGTCTCGCCGGTCCGACGCAGTAA
- a CDS encoding TonB-dependent receptor, translated as MLSKPSLHALALTPLAAFFLSAQAQAESAAQPTTVLEEIVITSTRSATGEKDSPQVITIITREEIEEQLALTSDSSQILSNLLPAYSPNRQKLTSSGETFRGRAVLFMIDGVPQSNPLRNASRSGHTIDLSMVERIEVIHGANAIHGLGATGGIINFITRRPSGVELKQHAGVQVTTPARKLDSDTLSYKLDYLVEGAQQDFEYLAGLSYETQGLYLDGNGAPVGVDNTQGDLMDSHAYDLFIKLGYWIDDDQNIELEVNHYLAAGDMNYVSVTGDRSEGIPTTSEKGRPEGEAPRNRVITASMKYQHHDLAGMNFTAQAYSQQFEGRFGATLTSTFQDEDIAPAGTLYDQSQNESDKLGAKFTLSKQDLFDNKLKLTGGLDLLRDTTQQRLVLTNRSWVPETSYNNYAPFLQAQAQPMDNLVLHAGVRYEYAELDVDSFETLASANGVTVEGGNPDFSETLYNAGVVVTPLTWLSVFANYSEGFGMPDVGRVLRGINQPNQDVDDFLNLQPILTDNREIGVRIDFKPVDFELSYYQSDSDLGSRLENIDGVYFVKRERTEIDGLEATLGVQVHERHRVKLAYSRINGEYDSDADGELDSKLDGLNLPPNRLTAGWNARWTPTLSTSLQASHSFDRSFDDPEKEFDGYTLVDATLDYQLSVGKLSFAVANLFDEDYFTYYSQSALVNDDRNFKGRGRTFTLGYGVDF; from the coding sequence ATGCTGTCAAAACCTTCCCTGCACGCCCTGGCGCTCACGCCGCTGGCGGCGTTTTTCCTCTCCGCACAGGCTCAGGCCGAGTCCGCCGCGCAGCCGACTACGGTGCTGGAAGAGATCGTGATTACGTCCACTCGGTCCGCTACAGGGGAGAAGGACTCCCCTCAAGTCATCACTATAATCACCAGGGAAGAGATTGAAGAGCAGTTGGCGCTGACGTCCGATTCGTCGCAAATTCTGAGCAACCTGCTGCCCGCCTACTCGCCTAACCGGCAAAAGCTGACCAGCAGCGGCGAAACTTTCCGCGGTCGCGCGGTGCTGTTCATGATCGATGGCGTGCCGCAGTCCAACCCGCTTAGAAACGCATCTCGGTCGGGCCACACTATTGACCTGTCCATGGTGGAGCGCATTGAGGTGATTCATGGCGCCAACGCCATTCACGGCCTGGGCGCCACCGGCGGCATCATTAACTTCATCACGCGCCGTCCAAGCGGGGTGGAGCTCAAGCAGCACGCCGGGGTTCAGGTCACCACTCCCGCCCGCAAACTGGATTCCGACACCCTGAGCTATAAGCTCGACTACCTGGTGGAAGGCGCGCAGCAGGACTTCGAGTATCTGGCCGGCCTCAGCTATGAAACCCAGGGGCTGTATCTGGACGGGAACGGCGCGCCGGTAGGCGTCGACAACACCCAGGGCGACCTGATGGATTCCCACGCCTACGACCTGTTCATCAAGCTGGGTTATTGGATAGACGACGACCAGAACATCGAGCTGGAAGTGAATCACTATCTGGCGGCGGGCGACATGAACTATGTCAGCGTGACCGGCGATCGCAGCGAAGGGATTCCAACCACCTCCGAGAAAGGCAGGCCGGAAGGCGAAGCGCCCCGCAACCGGGTCATTACCGCCAGCATGAAATACCAGCACCACGACCTTGCAGGGATGAACTTCACCGCGCAAGCGTACAGTCAGCAATTTGAAGGCCGCTTTGGCGCCACCCTCACCTCCACGTTCCAGGATGAAGATATTGCGCCGGCAGGCACGCTGTATGACCAGTCGCAGAACGAATCCGACAAACTCGGCGCCAAGTTTACCCTGAGCAAACAGGACCTGTTCGACAACAAGCTGAAGCTGACCGGCGGCCTGGACTTGCTGCGTGACACCACCCAGCAAAGGCTGGTGCTGACCAACCGTAGCTGGGTGCCGGAAACCTCTTACAACAACTACGCGCCGTTCCTGCAGGCGCAGGCGCAACCCATGGACAACCTGGTATTGCACGCCGGGGTGCGTTACGAGTACGCGGAACTCGACGTGGACTCCTTCGAGACCCTGGCCTCCGCCAATGGCGTCACGGTGGAGGGCGGCAATCCCGACTTCAGCGAAACCCTGTATAACGCCGGTGTGGTGGTGACGCCATTGACCTGGCTCAGCGTGTTCGCCAACTATTCGGAAGGCTTCGGCATGCCGGATGTGGGCCGCGTGCTGCGGGGCATCAACCAGCCGAATCAGGACGTGGACGACTTCCTCAATCTGCAACCGATCCTGACCGACAACCGTGAAATCGGGGTGCGGATTGATTTCAAACCCGTGGATTTCGAGTTGAGCTATTACCAGTCCGACTCCGACCTGGGCTCACGCCTGGAGAATATCGACGGGGTTTATTTCGTGAAACGGGAACGAACCGAAATTGACGGCCTGGAAGCGACGCTGGGCGTCCAGGTGCATGAACGGCACCGGGTGAAACTGGCCTACTCGCGCATCAACGGCGAATACGACAGCGACGCGGATGGCGAGCTGGACAGCAAACTGGACGGCCTCAACCTGCCGCCCAATCGCTTAACAGCGGGCTGGAACGCACGCTGGACGCCAACCCTCAGCACCTCCCTGCAGGCCAGCCATTCCTTCGACCGCAGTTTCGATGACCCGGAAAAAGAGTTTGATGGCTACACGCTGGTGGACGCCACCCTCGACTACCAACTCTCCGTCGGCAAGCTGTCCTTCGCCGTGGCCAACCTGTTTGATGAAGATTACTTCACCTACTACTCCCAAAGCGCCCTCGTCAACGACGACCGCAACTTCAAAGGCCGCGGCCGCACCTTCACCCTGGGCTATGGGGTGGATTTTTAA